GTGGGCTAGGGATTCCTGTCATTCAAGGTGATGCCAGCTTCCGCACCATACTTAAAACCAGTAATGTAGATAGTGCCGCCGCCGTGCTGGCTGTGACTACAAATGATGCTACTAATATAGAAATTGCCCTCAAAGCTAAAGGTTTAGCCCCCAAAATCCCTGTAATTGTCCACTATGCTGATCCTGATTTTGCAGGTATGGCAAAACAATTATTTGACTTTGAGGCTGTGTTAAGTTCAGCCGAATTAGCAGCCCCGGCGTTTGCAGCTGCGGCTTTAGGCGGACGCATCCTGGGTAATGGCATCACAGCCGATAAACTGTGGGTAGCCTTTGCTACTTTAATTACACCTTCACATCCCTTCTGTGGTCATTTAGTTAAAGATATAGCTATGGTCGCTGACTTTGTGCCTTTGTATGTAGAAACAAATGGTATAAGGATTCAGGGTTGGGATTTACTAGCGACCTATCTTAGTGAAGGTGATGTTTTATATTTAACAATGCCAGCAAATCAGTTATATAAACTGTGGCGTGATGAACGGGCTTGTGGAGTTGGAGATTAGGAATTGGAGCCAAGGAACAACTGATGAATTTTCTTAGCACCTTCTTAACAAAAAGTTAGATAATTTTTTCTTTAAAGTAATCACTTCATAGGTGAATAGGTGGTGTTAATATGTCTTAATTCATTTTTACTGAAATGGAACATTTTATACAATACATTCACTTAATTATATTCAGGCTAAAGAGTGAATCTCATTTTGATAAAGAAACTGCCCTATCTAAAATCATTTTAATGTCAGATGGATGTCTTGATATATCTTGTTGCCAAAAACCAAAGCCACCATGCTGATTAACTGCTTGAATCCACTGTTTTAAAGATGAAGTTAAAACTTCATCTTTTACTGTATACTTACCTTTAGTTTCTAGAATTAAGAAACTTCCAGTTCTTAAGCGAATAATAAAATCTGGTCTATACTTATGAACCGCTCCTTCAAATATGTAGAAGATTTCAAATCCAAGATGGTCATTTTTAACCCAAGCTTCAACATTAAAGTTTCTATCTAATTCAAATGCTTGACTAGCTTCCCATGTACTATCGAAAACACAGCAATTTATGTGTGATTTTTGCGTATATTCACATGGCTTACCTGTATACCATGAGCGCATATCACCCGTAGAGCGAATTGGATGAATTGGGTCAAAAACAGGTTCAACTACTTCTGTATTTTCTAAATATATAGCATTCCATATATGTTTAATTATTTTACTTAAATTAAGAGTAATAATAATCCGCCGTCGAATTTCATCTAAATTCAATAAAGGTGGATTAATTCTGATTAAATCTGATTGAACAACGTCTTCAACTAATCTAATCAACTTGCCTAGTAAATATTCTCGATTACCTTTCCATCCAGGTTTCATCTGATCAAAAATATCGCTGGCAGTCTTAAAGACAACTGTCTGCATCCGAAATTCGCGATTTGAATCTTCCAGATTAATATCCTTAATTTTTGTAACATCTGGTTTACCATCAACAAGTGGCGCTAAATCTGCTCTTGTACTCGTGTCAGAAGCCTCTAACTCTAAAGGCTCAACTTGACTTAAATCCAGCTTAAGTTCAGGTTTAAAAATGTATTCAACTCGGATGATATTGGGAAAGCGAATTTCAAATTGTTGCTTTTCTGGATCAGGTTTTATTTCTGTTTTAGGTTTAGGAGGTAAAGGTGTTTTTTCTTGACTTGATTCATGGGGAATAAATGTAAAGGGAACGCCAAAAATATTGACATACTCCGGTTCAAGTAAGTTTGTTTCTGGGTTAAGATCGTAAGCTGTTCTTCTCAAGCCTCTACCTACAACTTGTTCGCAAAGAAGTTGGCTGGTGAATGCTCTAATACCCATAATGTGAGTTACATTTTTAGCATCCCATCCTTCAGATAGCATTCCCACTGAAATAACATTCTGAATTTGTTCTCCTAGTTTACCAACTTGACCAACCGTATCAACCTTTATTCTTAAAAGCTCTGCTTGTTGCTGTTTAGTTAACTTGAGCGTACTCTCTTCATTAGATGTATCATCTTCATTAATATCTAAAGTAATATATTGTATTTCATAACTTTCTTCTTGAGACTCTGCCATTTTCAAAACACTAGAATCTATTTGGAGAGTACGTTCTGGAATGCAAAGTTCTTCTATTTGAATTTTATGATGATTGAAGGCATACCTAATCCGGGCTGCTGTTTCAGTACGATTAGCAACCGAAATCATTACTGGTGGAACTTTATGTCCAGCTTGCTCCCAAGCTTTAGCTGTTTCTAACCAGTCCTTACCTAATAAATAGTAAGCATTAGTGAGTAGATCAGGTAAAGGTTCATTTGGTTTTGCTTTGCGATTCAAATCGTCTTTAACTTCAATATCATTATATATATGATAGTAACGTGATTTATAATCTTTCAAATTAAGTCTACCATCATCACGAATTACAACACGAGGAGTCTTAACTAAGCCTGACTCGATAGCGTCATTTAACCCGAAA
Above is a genomic segment from Nostoc sp. MS1 containing:
- a CDS encoding BPTD_3080 family restriction endonuclease; the encoded protein is MLGIIEKAMLTRSEIRPLIINSPYEEPKKYLQYNYQTRLFQLIEGRRPAGYTIASENSKYFDDPGKFVEIPLVNQIRQRVKNWCENGHPGVTGVTKRLLEHWNNLEERDFPFFFCQLEAIKTLIWLVESPASEKVGIDIPSDGGEFQRLCCKMATGSGKTTVMAMLIAWQILNKVTYTRDPRFSKAIFIVAPGLTVKNRLQVIIPSSKTNYYEIFNIVPLGMYDKLRQGKVLVQNWHALKWETNEQIAKKKSVDKRGAKSDEAYVRDVLGELASFRNILVINDEAHHAWRIAAESKIKGISKEDIEEATKWIGGLDRIHRARGILTCFDFSATPFVPSGKKSLEETLFGWIVSDFGLNDAIESGLVKTPRVVIRDDGRLNLKDYKSRYYHIYNDIEVKDDLNRKAKPNEPLPDLLTNAYYLLGKDWLETAKAWEQAGHKVPPVMISVANRTETAARIRYAFNHHKIQIEELCIPERTLQIDSSVLKMAESQEESYEIQYITLDINEDDTSNEESTLKLTKQQQAELLRIKVDTVGQVGKLGEQIQNVISVGMLSEGWDAKNVTHIMGIRAFTSQLLCEQVVGRGLRRTAYDLNPETNLLEPEYVNIFGVPFTFIPHESSQEKTPLPPKPKTEIKPDPEKQQFEIRFPNIIRVEYIFKPELKLDLSQVEPLELEASDTSTRADLAPLVDGKPDVTKIKDINLEDSNREFRMQTVVFKTASDIFDQMKPGWKGNREYLLGKLIRLVEDVVQSDLIRINPPLLNLDEIRRRIIITLNLSKIIKHIWNAIYLENTEVVEPVFDPIHPIRSTGDMRSWYTGKPCEYTQKSHINCCVFDSTWEASQAFELDRNFNVEAWVKNDHLGFEIFYIFEGAVHKYRPDFIIRLRTGSFLILETKGKYTVKDEVLTSSLKQWIQAVNQHGGFGFWQQDISRHPSDIKMILDRAVSLSK